One Clostridium sp. CM027 genomic window carries:
- a CDS encoding MarR family winged helix-turn-helix transcriptional regulator has product MDKEYKRQVDELNKLSHSMLAESNYKDIESKFLRIRGLNTNELSILRIISEKEDVIIKDILEILNVPKSTLTSIIDRLEKRDLIVRAISNKDRRSYKLELTEEGHMAQDEHLKFEEEFYGKIMISLDTYEDRENLLKLIRKIAYNISN; this is encoded by the coding sequence ATGGATAAAGAATATAAACGACAAGTAGATGAATTAAATAAGTTATCGCATTCTATGCTAGCTGAATCTAATTATAAGGATATAGAATCAAAGTTTTTAAGGATACGGGGACTGAACACTAATGAGCTTTCAATACTTAGAATTATTTCTGAAAAAGAAGATGTTATTATAAAAGATATATTAGAAATATTAAATGTACCTAAAAGTACATTAACTAGCATAATTGATAGATTAGAAAAACGCGATCTTATTGTTAGAGCTATTAGTAATAAGGATAGAAGATCCTATAAGCTAGAACTTACTGAAGAAGGTCACATGGCACAAGATGAACATCTTAAATTTGAAGAAGAGTTTTACGGAAAGATAATGATTTCTTTAGATACTTATGAGGATAGAGAAAATTTATTAAAACTTATAAGAAAGATAGCATACAATATTTCTAACTAA
- a CDS encoding class I SAM-dependent methyltransferase: MKSNKNVFKENSKINFNKQAESYDKSANGKFVAPMYNEIINRIMLIKPKKLLDVGCGTGNVLMKLVENSNIELYGLDISEKMIDMAKKNLGNSADLKVSDSECMPWKNNTFDVIVCNASFHHYPNPDKTLLEMKRILKSNGTLIIGDPTAPAVIRQVLNLYYKRSDTGDYKIYSKKEIEDLLIKTGFKPFNFKKINYKTFAINANIKK; the protein is encoded by the coding sequence ATGAAAAGCAATAAAAATGTTTTTAAGGAGAATTCAAAAATAAATTTTAATAAACAAGCTGAATCTTACGATAAAAGTGCTAATGGTAAATTCGTAGCTCCGATGTATAATGAAATTATTAACAGAATAATGCTTATTAAGCCTAAAAAATTACTAGATGTTGGATGTGGCACAGGAAATGTATTGATGAAATTAGTTGAAAATAGTAATATAGAATTATATGGCTTAGATATTTCAGAAAAAATGATTGATATGGCTAAAAAAAATCTTGGTAATAGCGCAGATTTAAAAGTTAGCGATTCAGAATGTATGCCTTGGAAAAATAATACTTTTGATGTGATTGTATGTAATGCATCATTTCACCATTATCCAAACCCAGATAAAACATTATTGGAGATGAAGAGAATATTAAAATCTAATGGAACATTAATTATTGGAGATCCAACCGCACCAGCAGTTATTAGACAAGTATTAAATTTATATTACAAAAGAAGTGATACTGGTGATTATAAAATATATTCTAAGAAAGAAATTGAGGACCTTTTAATAAAGACTGGATTTAAGCCATTTAATTTTAAAAAAATAAACTATAAGACTTTTGCTATTAATGCTAATATAAAAAAATAA
- a CDS encoding nitroreductase family protein — protein sequence MELIKVNQAKCIKCGICTKVCPPKVLGMGENGPVAIEPQACIACGQCVAICPHSAIDNIKTPLNNQTDLKKFPVVNEETAKQFLRSRRSIRCYKDMAVQREQLIKLVNIARFAPTASNQQGISYIIVEDKKILKKATEVVIEWMEAQIENPLHHWSFPYHVRDYRETGIDKVLRDAPNLILAMAPKEIRNGRENTIFSFAYMELFATTLGLGSCWAGLFEMCAFDNYYPLMELFNIPTNKVLTGAVMVGYPQYGYKRLVDRNPLDVTWI from the coding sequence ATGGAATTAATTAAAGTAAACCAAGCAAAGTGTATTAAATGTGGAATTTGTACGAAAGTATGCCCACCAAAAGTTTTGGGTATGGGAGAAAATGGTCCTGTAGCAATTGAGCCACAAGCATGTATAGCCTGTGGGCAGTGTGTTGCCATATGCCCTCACAGTGCAATTGACAATATCAAAACACCTTTAAATAACCAGACCGATCTAAAAAAGTTCCCGGTTGTAAATGAAGAAACTGCTAAACAGTTTCTTAGGTCTCGTCGATCAATTCGCTGTTACAAAGACATGGCCGTGCAACGAGAACAATTAATTAAATTAGTTAATATTGCACGTTTTGCACCTACCGCCAGTAACCAGCAAGGAATATCATATATAATTGTAGAAGATAAAAAAATACTGAAAAAAGCTACTGAGGTTGTCATAGAATGGATGGAAGCACAAATTGAAAATCCTTTGCACCACTGGAGTTTTCCTTATCATGTTCGTGATTACAGAGAAACTGGGATAGATAAAGTATTACGTGATGCTCCAAATCTAATTTTAGCAATGGCTCCAAAAGAAATTAGAAACGGTAGAGAAAATACGATTTTTTCCTTTGCCTACATGGAACTGTTTGCAACTACCCTTGGGTTAGGCAGTTGTTGGGCCGGACTCTTTGAAATGTGTGCGTTTGATAATTATTATCCGTTGATGGAATTGTTTAACATTCCAACAAATAAAGTATTAACAGGTGCAGTTATGGTTGGGTATCCCCAATATGGTTATAAGCGACTGGTAGATCGTAACCCATTAGATGTTACTTGGATTTAA
- a CDS encoding YciI family protein, with protein MFILVLKYIKPLEEVEKELKPHIKHLEKYYSLQKFICSGRRNPRVGGVILCNAKNREEVKTIIKEDPFYINKIAEYEIIEFSPTKYAEGFEHFISE; from the coding sequence ATGTTTATTTTAGTATTGAAGTATATAAAGCCACTTGAGGAAGTTGAAAAAGAATTAAAACCACATATAAAACATTTAGAGAAATATTATTCATTACAAAAGTTTATTTGTTCAGGCAGAAGAAATCCGAGGGTAGGTGGAGTAATTCTTTGTAATGCAAAGAATAGGGAAGAAGTTAAAACAATAATTAAAGAAGATCCATTTTATATTAATAAAATTGCCGAATACGAAATAATTGAGTTTTCGCCTACAAAATATGCTGAGGGGTTTGAACATTTCATAAGTGAATAA
- a CDS encoding MBL fold metallo-hydrolase, producing the protein MEIIQLKLSVTNCFLIKTENKYILIDTGYEYDWDLFCKRLKSVGVRLSDISHIILTHHHDDHCGLLNRILKENSSVQVVMSYLAKDLLLKLFICNIDEYYESWRKIISENCQRIFPAHGNPFSVEKLKINIGKNQKKDMVMKN; encoded by the coding sequence ATGGAAATTATCCAATTAAAGCTTAGTGTGACTAATTGCTTTTTAATAAAAACTGAAAACAAATATATTTTAATTGATACAGGATATGAATATGATTGGGATTTATTCTGTAAAAGATTAAAATCAGTTGGTGTTAGATTATCTGATATTAGTCATATTATACTAACGCATCATCATGATGATCATTGTGGATTGTTAAATAGAATATTGAAAGAAAATAGTAGTGTTCAAGTAGTAATGTCTTATCTTGCAAAAGATTTATTGTTAAAGTTATTTATTTGCAATATTGATGAATATTATGAGAGTTGGAGAAAAATAATTTCTGAAAATTGCCAGAGAATATTCCCAGCACATGGGAACCCGTTTTCAGTTGAAAAACTAAAAATAAATATAGGAAAGAACCAGAAAAAGGACATGGTTATGAAAAATTAG
- a CDS encoding ABC transporter ATP-binding protein, translating into MNTILEFKNVSYHYQDGSKKTTILKQIGFKFEKGNFYTILGSSGSGKTTFLALASGLDTSKAGEILYEKKNITNIGLTNYRNKYIGIVFQSYNLIPYMSALQNVLTAMEITKNKIENKKQKAYDLLEKMGLTKDEAHRNVLKLSGGQQQRVAIARALSSEGDLIIADEPTGNLDADIASDIVTIFKSLAHRENKCVIVVTHSSEVASQSDVILRLKGGVLVKA; encoded by the coding sequence ATGAATACAATTTTAGAATTTAAAAATGTGAGTTATCATTATCAGGATGGGTCAAAAAAAACAACGATTTTAAAACAAATAGGCTTCAAGTTCGAAAAAGGAAATTTTTACACAATACTTGGCTCTTCTGGTTCAGGAAAAACTACATTTCTTGCTTTAGCTAGTGGTTTAGATACATCCAAAGCTGGAGAGATATTATATGAAAAAAAGAATATAACAAATATAGGGCTTACTAATTATAGAAATAAATATATTGGTATAGTATTTCAATCCTACAATTTGATACCTTATATGTCAGCTCTACAGAATGTTTTAACAGCAATGGAAATAACGAAGAACAAAATAGAAAATAAAAAACAAAAAGCTTATGATTTACTAGAAAAGATGGGTTTAACAAAAGATGAAGCCCATAGAAACGTATTAAAGCTAAGTGGTGGACAGCAGCAGAGAGTAGCAATAGCACGCGCTCTTTCCTCGGAAGGAGATTTGATAATTGCAGATGAGCCAACTGGAAATCTTGATGCTGATATCGCAAGTGATATAGTAACTATATTTAAATCACTTGCTCATAGAGAAAATAAGTGTGTTATAGTAGTTACGCACTCTAGTGAAGTAGCATCCCAGTCAGACGTTATACTTAGACTTAAAGGTGGTGTGTTAGTTAAAGCTTAA
- a CDS encoding ABC transporter permease gives MNFIKRAILSVTKRINKTVLLILMFCVIANMVLAGLAVQSATSKVGDLTRQKLGGSVDITPNYEKATSQKSADDLRKLHIKDIDKLKSLEHVKSYNYLQATNVMAENFKPVKAKKDDTKDALPEGTSIPDLSLEGTLYSDLHPDFTERKSKLVEGRNLTSSDEGKNVTMLNKKLADANNLKLGDKIKIKAQHGEETLDLEIVGLYTADETKSDPRMADFMDKYSSMNPSNKIYTPISVASSLGDSSSKGTIQKATYFLDDPINIENFKTDVKNSGIALDDLKIDAQDSLYKKMMAPIESVGSFSKTIVIIVAIAGTVILSLLITLSLKDRRYEIGVLMSLGESRFRIIGQLLLELIIVATIAFSIATFTGNKVSQKVGNTLLQNEIKANEKEKTESKSQSGSVTMGMSGGLKTDADTDAIDKIDVSVSSKDLQKLYLMGFIIVILATSGSAVSILRFNPKTILSRND, from the coding sequence ATGAATTTTATTAAAAGAGCAATACTAAGTGTTACTAAAAGGATAAATAAAACTGTACTATTAATTCTGATGTTTTGTGTTATAGCTAATATGGTGCTAGCTGGATTAGCTGTACAATCAGCTACTTCTAAAGTTGGTGATCTTACTAGACAAAAACTTGGAGGGTCTGTAGATATTACTCCTAATTATGAAAAGGCAACTTCTCAAAAATCAGCAGATGATCTACGTAAGCTACATATTAAGGATATAGATAAACTAAAATCCTTAGAGCATGTTAAATCATATAATTATTTACAGGCAACAAATGTTATGGCAGAGAACTTTAAACCTGTTAAAGCGAAAAAAGATGACACTAAGGATGCATTGCCTGAAGGTACGTCTATTCCTGATTTATCATTGGAAGGTACTTTATATTCAGATCTTCATCCTGATTTTACTGAAAGAAAAAGTAAACTGGTTGAAGGACGAAATTTAACAAGTAGCGATGAAGGAAAAAATGTAACAATGCTAAATAAAAAACTAGCAGATGCAAATAATTTAAAGCTTGGAGATAAAATAAAAATAAAAGCTCAACACGGAGAAGAAACTTTAGACTTAGAAATTGTAGGGTTATATACAGCTGATGAAACTAAATCTGATCCTAGGATGGCTGATTTTATGGATAAATATAGCTCTATGAATCCTTCTAATAAAATATATACACCTATTTCTGTAGCATCATCCTTAGGTGATTCTTCATCTAAAGGTACTATTCAAAAAGCTACTTATTTCTTGGATGATCCTATAAACATTGAAAATTTTAAAACAGATGTAAAAAATTCGGGTATAGCACTAGATGATCTCAAAATAGATGCACAAGATTCGCTGTATAAAAAGATGATGGCACCTATTGAAAGTGTTGGCTCATTTTCAAAAACCATAGTTATTATAGTCGCCATTGCTGGTACAGTAATTTTATCACTTTTAATAACTTTATCACTTAAAGACAGAAGATATGAAATTGGTGTATTGATGTCTCTAGGAGAAAGTAGATTTAGAATTATTGGTCAATTATTATTAGAACTAATAATTGTTGCTACCATAGCTTTTAGTATAGCTACATTTACCGGTAATAAGGTATCGCAGAAAGTAGGTAATACTTTATTACAAAATGAAATAAAGGCAAATGAAAAGGAAAAAACAGAATCAAAATCACAATCCGGGTCAGTGACGATGGGAATGAGTGGTGGACTAAAGACTGATGCTGATACTGATGCTATAGACAAAATAGATGTTAGCGTGAGTTCAAAGGATTTACAAAAATTATATCTAATGGGATTCATCATAGTGATTTTAGCAACATCGGGTTCAGCAGTTTCAATACTTCGATTTAATCCAAAAACCATATTATCTAGAAATGATTAA